A window from Bosea sp. ANAM02 encodes these proteins:
- the lpxD gene encoding UDP-3-O-(3-hydroxymyristoyl)glucosamine N-acyltransferase encodes MAEPVFFPFATSLDFGGVASISGALLPDSVEASRKLDGIAALENAGPADLAYMDNPKYTEALAATKAGLCLVSPRFADRVPAGTVALVSPAPYHAFAKVMAHCFPNALKPESVFASQGVAPGAIVHATAVLEAGVTVDPGAVVGPGAEIGAGTVVASHAVIGPQVRIGRNCSIGAGSTIQASLIGNRVIVHPGARIGQDGFGFAMSPKGHMKVPQVGRVIIQDDVEIGANSTIDRGASRDTVIGEGTKIDNLVQIGHNCVIGRHCVICAQTGLAGSSTLEDFVVLGGQVGLAGHLTIGVGAQIAAQSGVAGDVPRGARYGGYPAQPALGWARETALLKTLVANRGKKPDASQG; translated from the coding sequence ATGGCAGAGCCTGTTTTCTTTCCCTTCGCGACCTCGCTGGACTTCGGCGGGGTCGCAAGCATTTCAGGCGCTCTCCTGCCGGATAGCGTTGAAGCGTCCCGCAAGCTCGACGGCATCGCCGCGCTCGAGAATGCGGGCCCGGCCGATCTCGCCTATATGGACAATCCGAAATACACGGAGGCCCTGGCGGCGACCAAGGCGGGCCTGTGTCTCGTCTCGCCGCGTTTCGCCGATCGCGTTCCGGCGGGAACGGTGGCGCTGGTTTCGCCCGCGCCCTATCACGCCTTCGCGAAGGTGATGGCGCATTGCTTTCCGAATGCGCTGAAGCCTGAATCGGTCTTCGCCTCGCAGGGCGTCGCGCCCGGCGCCATCGTCCATGCCACCGCCGTGCTGGAGGCGGGCGTCACCGTCGATCCGGGCGCGGTGGTAGGGCCGGGCGCCGAGATCGGGGCCGGAACCGTGGTGGCCTCGCATGCGGTCATCGGCCCGCAGGTCCGGATCGGCCGCAACTGCTCGATCGGGGCGGGCAGCACGATCCAGGCCTCGCTGATCGGCAACCGCGTCATCGTCCATCCCGGCGCGCGGATCGGGCAGGACGGCTTCGGCTTCGCGATGAGCCCCAAGGGGCACATGAAGGTGCCGCAGGTCGGCCGCGTCATCATCCAGGACGATGTCGAGATCGGCGCCAACAGCACGATCGACCGCGGCGCCAGCCGCGACACGGTGATCGGCGAGGGCACCAAGATCGATAACCTCGTCCAGATCGGCCATAACTGCGTGATCGGGCGCCATTGCGTGATCTGCGCGCAGACCGGTCTCGCTGGCTCCTCGACGCTCGAGGATTTCGTCGTGCTCGGCGGGCAGGTCGGGCTCGCCGGACATCTCACCATCGGCGTCGGAGCCCAGATCGCGGCGCAGAGCGGCGTCGCCGGCGACGTCCCGCGCGGCGCGCGCTATGGCGGCTATCCGGCCCAGCCGGCGCTCGGCTGGGCGCGCGAGACGGCGCTCCTCAAGACCCTGGTCGCCAATCGCGGCAAGAAGCCGGACGCATCGCAGGGCTGA
- the bamA gene encoding outer membrane protein assembly factor BamA, with protein MTSTQKSRTRMRLSRSIGLSALMLAVSGGVAFAQAVVVHGNRRVDAETIRSYAVGRENPQEIRESLLATGLFSSVQVSRRGSQVVVSVQEQGGTVNRVAFEGNRKLKSEQLSQIVQSRAGGPVSQALINSDAERLREAYRRAGYGLSSVSGRVAPLPNGRQDIVFTVNESGKTGIKSINFTGNQAYSAGRLRGLMASTESNFLSWIKTSDVYDPDRINSDLDLIRRFYLKNGYADFQVVNSGARFDEAAGGWVVDIQVSEGPQYQVGNVSVDSSLRDVDAAALQRYVATSTGDTYNAEAVEKSLVALTTEVARRGHAFAQVRPRGDRDAAGRMIGITYVVDEGPRVYVERINVRGNTRTRDYVVRRELDLGEGDAYNKVMVDRAERRLNNLGFFTKVRITNEPGSAPDRVVVNIDVEDKATGSFSVAGGYSTSDGVIGEISLSESNFLGRGQFVRIAGTLGQRTQGIDFSFTEPYFLGYRVAAGIDLFSKYNDNYNTGRFESRVTGGQVRFTFPITEEFSVTPRYSLYTTEIDIPNEISRPYNDCTFPIAGITPTGGAGDLYNCVTNGEATVAVKEAQGTTLTSLVGLNFNYNSLDNVQNPRNGFIAELKPEFAGLGGDSKFLRISADARYYREIFDDVVGFLRVQGGHVQATSGNLRMVDHYFLGPSLVRGFAPSGIGPRDVLNDPTANAVGGTTYFGGTVELQFPLFGLPRDLGLRGAVFADAGTLFHYDGGSKSVAFACPAGSEARQYNVITGGAQSNIGCIRDKNILRSSVGVSLLWQSPLGPIRFDYAYALTKDDGQIGINPQTGIVGKYGGDRLQAFRFSGGTRF; from the coding sequence ATGACGTCGACCCAAAAGAGCCGGACCAGGATGCGGCTCTCTCGATCGATCGGACTTTCGGCTTTGATGCTGGCCGTGAGTGGTGGTGTGGCTTTCGCGCAGGCCGTGGTCGTCCACGGCAATCGGCGGGTCGATGCGGAGACGATCCGCTCCTACGCCGTCGGTCGCGAGAACCCCCAGGAAATCCGCGAGAGCCTGCTGGCGACCGGCCTGTTCAGCAGCGTGCAGGTCAGCCGGCGCGGTTCCCAGGTCGTCGTGTCGGTCCAGGAGCAGGGCGGCACGGTCAATCGCGTCGCCTTCGAGGGCAACCGCAAGCTGAAGAGCGAGCAGCTTTCGCAGATCGTGCAGTCGCGTGCCGGCGGCCCGGTCAGCCAGGCCCTGATCAATTCCGATGCCGAGCGCCTGCGCGAGGCATATCGCCGGGCCGGCTACGGCCTGTCTTCGGTGAGCGGCCGCGTGGCTCCGCTGCCGAACGGTCGCCAGGATATCGTCTTCACCGTCAACGAGAGCGGCAAGACCGGCATCAAGTCGATCAACTTCACAGGAAACCAGGCCTATTCGGCCGGGCGCCTGCGCGGTCTGATGGCCTCGACGGAATCGAATTTCCTGAGCTGGATCAAGACCTCGGACGTCTATGATCCCGACCGGATCAACTCGGATCTCGATCTCATCCGCCGCTTCTACCTGAAGAACGGCTATGCCGATTTCCAGGTCGTCAACAGCGGCGCGCGCTTCGACGAGGCGGCCGGCGGCTGGGTCGTCGATATTCAGGTCTCGGAAGGTCCGCAGTACCAGGTCGGTAACGTCTCGGTCGATTCCTCGCTGCGCGATGTCGATGCCGCTGCCCTGCAGCGCTACGTCGCGACCTCCACCGGCGACACTTACAATGCCGAGGCGGTCGAGAAGTCGCTGGTCGCGCTCACCACGGAAGTGGCTCGCCGCGGCCATGCCTTCGCCCAGGTGCGCCCGCGCGGCGATCGCGATGCCGCGGGCCGCATGATCGGCATCACCTATGTCGTCGACGAAGGCCCGCGGGTCTATGTCGAGCGCATCAACGTGCGCGGCAACACCCGTACCCGCGACTATGTCGTGCGTCGCGAGCTCGATCTCGGCGAGGGCGATGCCTACAACAAGGTCATGGTCGATCGTGCCGAGCGTCGCCTGAACAATCTCGGCTTCTTCACCAAGGTCCGCATCACCAACGAGCCGGGCTCGGCGCCGGATCGCGTCGTCGTCAATATCGATGTCGAGGACAAGGCGACCGGCTCCTTCTCGGTCGCGGGCGGTTACTCGACCTCGGACGGCGTCATCGGCGAAATCTCGCTGTCGGAATCGAACTTCCTCGGCCGTGGTCAGTTCGTCCGTATCGCGGGCACGCTCGGCCAGCGGACGCAGGGCATCGATTTCTCGTTCACCGAGCCCTATTTCCTGGGCTATCGCGTGGCGGCGGGTATCGACCTGTTCTCGAAGTACAACGACAACTACAACACCGGCCGCTTCGAGAGCCGCGTGACCGGCGGGCAGGTGCGCTTCACCTTCCCGATCACGGAGGAGTTCTCGGTCACGCCGCGCTACTCGCTCTACACGACCGAGATCGACATCCCGAACGAGATCAGCCGTCCTTATAACGACTGTACCTTCCCGATCGCGGGCATCACGCCGACGGGCGGTGCGGGTGACCTCTACAACTGCGTGACCAACGGCGAGGCGACGGTGGCGGTCAAGGAGGCCCAGGGCACGACCCTGACCTCGCTCGTCGGCCTGAACTTCAACTACAACTCGCTCGACAACGTCCAGAACCCGCGCAACGGCTTCATCGCAGAGCTGAAGCCGGAATTCGCCGGCCTCGGCGGCGACTCGAAGTTCCTGCGCATCTCCGCCGATGCCCGCTATTATCGCGAGATCTTCGACGACGTCGTCGGTTTCCTGCGCGTCCAGGGCGGTCACGTCCAGGCGACCAGCGGCAACCTGCGCATGGTCGATCACTACTTCCTCGGCCCGTCGCTGGTGCGTGGCTTCGCGCCCTCCGGCATCGGCCCGCGCGACGTGCTGAACGATCCGACGGCGAACGCGGTGGGCGGTACGACCTATTTCGGCGGCACCGTCGAATTGCAGTTCCCGCTCTTCGGTCTGCCGCGCGATCTCGGCCTGCGCGGTGCGGTCTTCGCCGATGCCGGCACGCTGTTCCACTATGACGGCGGCTCGAAGTCGGTGGCCTTTGCCTGCCCGGCCGGTTCGGAGGCACGCCAGTACAACGTCATCACCGGTGGCGCCCAGTCGAATATCGGCTGTATCCGCGACAAGAACATCCTGCGCTCGTCGGTGGGCGTGAGCCTGCTCTGGCAGTCGCCGCTCGGCCCGATCCGGTTCGACTACGCCTACGCGTTGACCAAGGATGACGGCCAGATCGGCATCAATCCGCAGACCGGTATCGTCGGCAAGTATGGCGGCGACCGCCTCCAGGCCTTCCGCTTCTCGGGCGGCACCCGCTTCTGA
- the fabZ gene encoding 3-hydroxyacyl-ACP dehydratase FabZ, which produces MSEATTALGVIDIQRIMASIPHRYPFLLVDRVVEIDGDASGVGIKNVTANEPQFTGHFPERPVFPGVLMIEAMAQTAGVLVVNASEFGDKQVKTVLFTTIDKAKFRKPVTPGDQIRFHLTKLARKRNIFFYRGEARVDGALVAEAEISAMVV; this is translated from the coding sequence ATGAGCGAGGCGACGACGGCGCTGGGTGTGATCGACATCCAGAGGATCATGGCCAGCATTCCGCACCGGTACCCGTTCCTGCTGGTCGATCGGGTCGTCGAGATCGACGGTGACGCCTCCGGCGTCGGCATCAAGAACGTCACCGCCAATGAGCCCCAGTTCACCGGCCATTTTCCGGAGCGGCCGGTGTTCCCGGGCGTTCTGATGATCGAAGCGATGGCGCAGACGGCCGGCGTCCTGGTCGTGAACGCCAGCGAATTCGGCGACAAGCAGGTCAAGACCGTGCTCTTCACCACGATCGACAAGGCGAAGTTCCGCAAGCCGGTCACGCCGGGCGACCAGATCCGCTTCCACCTCACCAAGCTCGCCCGCAAGCGCAACATCTTCTTCTATCGCGGCGAGGCGCGGGTCGATGGCGCGCTCGTGGCCGAAGCTGAAATTTCGGCGATGGTCGTTTGA
- the gltA gene encoding citrate synthase encodes MSGNTSQLQVGDKTVDMAIKEGSVGPAVIDIAKLYAQTGMFTYDPGFTSTASCESQITYIDGDKGVLLYRGFPIEQLAEHGDFLETCYLLLYGELPTAAQKADFDYRITRHTMVHEQMARFFQGFRRDAHPMAVMVGSIGAMSAFYHDSTDISDPHQRMIASMRMIAKIPTLAAMAYKYTIGQPFVYPLNSLDYTSNFLRMCFAVPAEDYKVNPVLSRALDRIFILHADHEQNASTSTVRLAGSSGANPFACIAAGTACLWGPAHGGANEAALKMLEEIGSVDNIPKYIAKAKDKNDPFRLMGFGHRVYKNYDPRAKIMQKTTHEVLNELGIKDDPLLDVAVELERIALSDEYFIEKKLYPNIDFYSGITLKAMGFPTSMFTVLFAVARTVGWIAQWKEMIEDPSQKIGRPRQLYTGSPQRDYTPIGRR; translated from the coding sequence ATGAGCGGAAACACCAGCCAGCTCCAGGTCGGCGACAAGACCGTCGACATGGCGATCAAGGAGGGGTCGGTCGGCCCCGCCGTCATCGACATTGCCAAGCTCTACGCCCAGACGGGCATGTTCACCTACGACCCCGGCTTCACCTCGACGGCGAGCTGCGAGTCGCAGATCACCTATATCGACGGCGACAAGGGCGTGCTGCTCTATCGCGGCTTCCCGATCGAGCAGCTCGCCGAGCACGGCGACTTCCTCGAAACCTGCTACCTGCTGCTCTACGGGGAGCTGCCGACCGCCGCCCAGAAGGCCGATTTCGACTATCGCATCACGCGCCACACCATGGTGCACGAGCAGATGGCCCGCTTCTTCCAGGGCTTCCGCCGCGACGCGCACCCGATGGCGGTGATGGTCGGCTCGATCGGCGCCATGTCGGCCTTCTACCATGACTCGACTGACATCTCGGATCCGCATCAGCGCATGATCGCCTCGATGCGGATGATCGCGAAGATCCCGACGCTGGCGGCGATGGCCTACAAGTACACGATCGGCCAGCCCTTCGTGTATCCGTTGAACTCGCTGGATTACACCTCGAACTTCCTGCGCATGTGCTTCGCGGTGCCGGCCGAGGATTACAAGGTCAATCCGGTGCTGTCGCGCGCGCTCGACCGCATCTTCATCCTGCACGCCGACCACGAGCAGAACGCCTCGACCTCGACGGTGCGTCTCGCCGGCTCGTCTGGCGCCAATCCCTTCGCCTGCATCGCGGCCGGCACGGCCTGCCTATGGGGCCCCGCCCATGGCGGCGCCAACGAAGCGGCGCTCAAGATGCTCGAGGAGATCGGCTCGGTCGACAACATCCCGAAATATATCGCTAAGGCGAAGGACAAGAACGATCCGTTCCGCCTGATGGGCTTCGGCCACCGGGTCTACAAGAACTACGACCCGCGCGCCAAGATCATGCAGAAGACCACGCATGAGGTGCTGAACGAGCTCGGGATCAAGGACGATCCGCTGCTCGACGTCGCGGTCGAGCTGGAGCGCATCGCGCTCTCGGACGAGTACTTCATCGAGAAGAAGCTCTATCCGAATATCGACTTCTATTCGGGCATCACTCTCAAGGCGATGGGCTTCCCGACCTCGATGTTCACCGTACTCTTCGCGGTCGCCCGTACGGTCGGCTGGATCGCGCAGTGGAAGGAGATGATCGAGGATCCGTCCCAGAAGATCGGCCGCCCGCGCCAGCTCTATACCGGCTCGCCGCAGCGCGACTACACCCCGATCGGCCGCCGCTGA
- the lpxB gene encoding lipid-A-disaccharide synthase — translation MRPFRLAIIAGEASGDALALRFLSALRERLGDRPIELCGVGDHGLPEAGLKPLFPQADIAVMGFGPVIARLPLLLRRMEDAARGIAAFEPDLLLTIDSPDFCLRAAKKVRARAPSIPIVHWVCPSVWAWRSGRARRMAPHVDRILALLPFEPAALARLHGPETVYVGHPLMERLAEMRPDAEEQARRDDAERPTILILPGSRRSEIHHLMPVFGEAVAKVAAAVPGAHLVLPAVQRLQPMIAEATAQWSVKPEIVTGDVAKLAAFRSARAALAASGTVTLELALSQVPTVAAYRGANWEAFLARRLVKLPSVILPNLILGRSVVPEFIQEEATAEALSSHLLAAMAEGGKRREQLDGFAEVETIMRSAGPSPAANAVEAALAILPAGQVG, via the coding sequence ATGCGGCCGTTCCGCCTGGCCATTATCGCGGGTGAAGCCTCGGGCGATGCGCTGGCCTTGCGCTTCCTCTCAGCGCTGCGCGAGCGCTTGGGCGACCGCCCGATCGAGCTCTGCGGTGTCGGCGATCACGGCTTGCCCGAAGCCGGCTTGAAGCCGCTCTTCCCCCAGGCCGACATCGCCGTGATGGGCTTCGGCCCGGTGATCGCGCGCCTGCCCTTGCTGCTGCGACGGATGGAGGACGCGGCGCGCGGCATTGCGGCTTTCGAACCGGATCTGCTGCTGACGATCGACAGCCCGGATTTCTGCCTGCGCGCCGCCAAGAAGGTGAGGGCACGCGCGCCCTCGATCCCGATCGTGCACTGGGTCTGCCCCAGTGTCTGGGCCTGGCGCTCCGGCCGGGCACGGCGGATGGCGCCGCATGTCGATCGCATCCTCGCGCTGCTACCCTTCGAGCCCGCCGCGCTCGCGCGCCTGCACGGCCCCGAGACCGTCTATGTCGGCCATCCGCTGATGGAGCGGCTGGCCGAGATGCGCCCCGATGCGGAAGAGCAGGCTCGCCGCGACGATGCCGAGCGGCCAACCATCCTCATCCTCCCCGGCAGCCGGCGCTCCGAGATCCATCACCTGATGCCGGTCTTCGGCGAGGCGGTGGCGAAGGTCGCCGCGGCCGTGCCGGGAGCGCATTTGGTCCTGCCGGCCGTGCAGCGGTTGCAGCCGATGATCGCCGAGGCAACGGCGCAGTGGTCCGTCAAGCCGGAGATCGTGACCGGCGACGTGGCCAAGCTCGCTGCCTTCCGGAGTGCCCGCGCCGCATTGGCGGCCTCCGGCACCGTGACGCTGGAACTCGCCCTGTCGCAGGTCCCGACCGTCGCCGCCTATCGCGGCGCGAACTGGGAAGCCTTCCTGGCCCGACGCCTCGTCAAGCTGCCGAGCGTGATTCTGCCCAACCTGATCCTTGGCCGCAGCGTCGTTCCGGAATTCATCCAGGAAGAGGCGACGGCGGAGGCCTTGAGCAGCCATCTCCTCGCCGCGATGGCCGAGGGCGGCAAGCGCCGGGAGCAGCTCGACGGTTTCGCCGAGGTCGAGACGATCATGCGCTCGGCCGGGCCGAGCCCCGCGGCCAATGCGGTCGAGGCGGCGCTGGCTATCTTGCCGGCCGGGCAGGTCGGTTAA
- the gltX gene encoding glutamate--tRNA ligase yields the protein MSNAVVTRFAPSPTGFLHIGGARTALFNWLYARRHGGTMLLRIEDTDRERSTEAAIAAILDGLEWLGLDWDGQTVYQFQRAARHREVAEQMLAAGTAYHCYASQAELEEMREKARAEGKPLRYDGRWRDRDPSTAPEGVKPVIRLKAPQTGETVVNDEVQGRVVWQNENLDDLVLLRSDGTPTYMLAVVVDDHDMGVTHVIRGDDHLTNAARQTQIYNALGWDVPSMSHIPLIHGPDGAKLSKRHGALGIDAYRSMGYLPAALRNYLVRLGWSHGDQEVFSTQEMIDAFNLSSIGRSPARFDYAKLENLNGLYMRQSSDQDLLDALKVILPEIGPARGLGATLSPELEAKFLAAMPGLKERAKTLIELLDSAFYLYAQRPLQLDDKARGLLDEAARQRLPKIAETLAAVSDWSPAPLEAAVRAYVEESGLKLGQAAQPLRAALTGRAMSPGLFDVMAVLGREETLARLADQAA from the coding sequence ATGAGCAACGCCGTCGTCACGCGCTTTGCGCCCTCGCCCACCGGATTCCTGCATATCGGCGGAGCCCGGACCGCGCTGTTCAACTGGCTCTATGCCCGCCGGCACGGCGGCACGATGCTGCTGCGGATCGAGGATACCGACCGCGAACGTTCGACCGAGGCCGCCATTGCCGCGATTCTCGACGGGCTGGAATGGCTCGGCCTCGATTGGGACGGCCAGACCGTCTACCAGTTCCAGCGCGCCGCACGGCATCGCGAGGTCGCGGAGCAGATGCTCGCCGCCGGCACGGCCTATCACTGCTATGCGAGCCAGGCCGAGCTCGAGGAGATGCGCGAGAAGGCCCGCGCCGAGGGCAAGCCGCTGCGCTATGACGGGCGCTGGCGCGACCGCGATCCGTCGACGGCGCCGGAAGGCGTGAAGCCGGTCATCCGCCTCAAGGCGCCGCAGACCGGCGAGACCGTGGTCAATGACGAGGTCCAGGGCCGCGTCGTCTGGCAGAACGAGAATCTCGACGACCTCGTGCTGCTGCGCTCGGACGGCACGCCGACCTATATGCTCGCCGTCGTGGTCGACGACCACGACATGGGCGTGACCCATGTCATCCGCGGCGACGACCACCTGACCAATGCCGCCCGCCAGACTCAGATCTACAATGCGCTCGGCTGGGACGTGCCGAGCATGTCGCATATCCCCCTGATCCACGGGCCCGACGGCGCCAAGCTCTCGAAGCGCCATGGCGCGCTCGGCATCGATGCCTATCGCTCCATGGGCTATCTGCCGGCGGCCTTGCGCAACTATCTGGTGCGCCTGGGCTGGAGCCATGGCGACCAGGAGGTCTTCTCCACGCAGGAGATGATCGACGCCTTCAACCTGTCCTCGATCGGCCGTTCGCCCGCGCGCTTCGACTACGCCAAGCTGGAGAACCTGAACGGGCTCTATATGCGCCAGTCGAGCGACCAGGACCTGCTCGACGCGCTCAAGGTGATCCTGCCGGAGATCGGGCCGGCGCGCGGGCTCGGCGCCACGCTCTCGCCGGAGCTGGAGGCGAAGTTCCTCGCCGCGATGCCCGGCCTCAAGGAGCGCGCCAAGACGCTGATCGAGCTGCTCGACAGCGCATTCTATCTCTATGCCCAGCGCCCGCTGCAGCTCGACGACAAGGCGAGGGGCCTGCTCGACGAGGCCGCGCGCCAGCGCCTGCCGAAGATCGCGGAGACGCTCGCCGCCGTGAGCGACTGGTCGCCGGCGCCGCTCGAAGCGGCTGTTCGCGCCTATGTCGAGGAAAGCGGGCTGAAGCTCGGCCAGGCGGCGCAGCCGTTGCGTGCGGCGTTGACCGGGCGCGCGATGTCGCCGGGCCTGTTCGACGTCATGGCCGTTCTGGGTCGCGAGGAGACACTCGCGCGGCTCGCCGACCAGGCGGCGTGA
- the lpxI gene encoding UDP-2,3-diacylglucosamine diphosphatase LpxI (LpxI, functionally equivalent to LpxH, replaces it in LPS biosynthesis in a minority of bacteria.): MVSAARGPLAMIAGSGDYPLQLARIVTGHGERPYIAALDGAADPEAFGEGADIKRYRLGQLGSLLDELRRRGIADIVMLGALPRPSFGSLRPEVSTLKYLPHFAKAFQGGDDHLLRGVVRFFEMQGFRVHGPADIAPEMTAPQGALGRKQANPEQRAELERGFALLATLSPFDVGQAAILADHRVVAIEAAEGTDAMIRRVADLVARGRLKIGKDDGFLVKVPKTGQDLRVDMPAIGPDTLRNIAEAGLSGIGVRAGQVLVGDRAALGRQADQLGLFVEGFP; this comes from the coding sequence GTGGTCTCCGCGGCTCGCGGCCCGCTCGCGATGATCGCGGGGAGCGGCGACTATCCCCTCCAGCTCGCCCGCATCGTGACCGGCCATGGCGAGCGTCCCTATATCGCGGCGCTCGACGGCGCCGCCGATCCGGAAGCCTTCGGTGAAGGCGCCGATATCAAGCGCTACCGTCTCGGCCAGCTCGGCAGCCTGCTCGACGAGCTGCGCCGGCGCGGCATCGCCGATATCGTCATGCTGGGCGCCTTGCCGCGGCCGAGCTTCGGCTCGCTGCGCCCGGAAGTCTCGACGCTGAAATACCTGCCGCATTTCGCCAAGGCCTTTCAGGGCGGCGACGACCATCTGCTGCGCGGCGTCGTCCGCTTTTTCGAGATGCAGGGTTTCCGCGTCCATGGACCGGCGGATATCGCGCCCGAAATGACAGCGCCGCAGGGCGCTCTAGGTCGCAAGCAGGCCAACCCCGAACAGCGCGCCGAGCTTGAACGCGGCTTCGCCTTGCTGGCGACCCTGTCCCCCTTCGATGTCGGTCAGGCAGCGATCCTCGCCGACCACCGCGTCGTCGCGATCGAAGCCGCCGAAGGCACGGATGCGATGATCCGGCGGGTCGCCGATCTGGTCGCACGCGGACGCCTCAAGATCGGCAAGGACGACGGCTTCCTGGTGAAGGTACCCAAGACCGGGCAGGACCTGCGCGTCGACATGCCCGCCATCGGGCCGGATACCTTACGCAACATTGCCGAGGCCGGGCTTTCCGGCATCGGCGTCCGGGCCGGGCAGGTGCTGGTCGGCGACCGGGCCGCGCTGGGCCGGCAGGCGGATCAACTCGGCCTCTTCGTCGAAGGCTTCCCCTGA
- the lpxA gene encoding acyl-ACP--UDP-N-acetylglucosamine O-acyltransferase — translation MSVTIHPMSLVDPKARLGAGVRIGPFCEVGPDVVLGEGVELVSHAVVAGRTTIGARTRIFPFASIGHQPQDLKYRGEPSTLSVGEDCIIREGVTMNPGTEGGGMETVVGNRCAFLANSHVGHDSRIGDNVIFSNNAMCAGHVRIGNFVIVGGGAGLLQFIRIGDHAFIGGGAGVTSDVIPFGLVRDNPAHLAGLNLVGLKRRDFSREQINELRRAYRLLFADEGTLAERVEDVATEFSKQPLIEEILNFIREGGGKPLCTPREATAAER, via the coding sequence ATGAGCGTCACCATTCATCCCATGTCGCTCGTCGACCCGAAGGCCCGGCTCGGTGCCGGCGTCCGCATCGGGCCGTTCTGCGAGGTCGGCCCCGATGTCGTGCTCGGCGAGGGCGTCGAGCTCGTCAGCCATGCCGTCGTCGCCGGCCGCACCACGATCGGTGCCCGCACGCGCATCTTCCCCTTCGCTTCGATCGGTCATCAGCCGCAGGACCTCAAATATCGCGGCGAGCCTTCGACCTTGTCGGTTGGCGAGGATTGCATCATCCGCGAGGGCGTGACGATGAATCCCGGCACCGAGGGCGGCGGGATGGAGACCGTCGTCGGCAATCGCTGCGCTTTCCTGGCGAATTCGCATGTCGGGCACGATTCCCGCATCGGCGACAACGTCATCTTCTCGAACAACGCGATGTGCGCCGGCCATGTCAGGATCGGCAATTTCGTCATCGTCGGAGGCGGCGCCGGCCTGCTGCAGTTCATCCGGATCGGCGACCACGCCTTCATCGGCGGCGGCGCCGGGGTAACGAGCGACGTCATTCCCTTCGGCCTCGTTCGCGACAATCCGGCCCATCTCGCCGGGCTCAACCTGGTCGGGTTGAAGCGGCGCGATTTCAGCCGCGAGCAGATCAACGAATTGCGCCGCGCCTACCGCCTGCTCTTTGCCGACGAAGGCACGCTGGCGGAGCGCGTCGAGGACGTCGCGACGGAGTTCTCGAAGCAGCCGCTGATCGAAGAAATCCTGAACTTCATCCGGGAAGGCGGCGGCAAGCCGCTCTGCACGCCGCGGGAAGCCACCGCAGCGGAGCGGTGA